A region from the Gemmatimonas sp. genome encodes:
- a CDS encoding PilT/PilU family type 4a pilus ATPase, translating to MTMVSGAAPVTVTPTAPGSGLDLKAALQRMVREGASDLHLKVGRPPTLRLHSDLVPLDMPPMRPEELRSLAEHLLPPAQLREFVEMRESDFAINVPGIGRFRVNVYQQKGTVAFAMRAIAHAAASIRDLNLPPVLEQLALKPRGLVLVTGVTGSGKSTALAAMVHHINERRSANIITIEDPIEFVHRDVQSHINQREVGTDTASFSQALRRVLRQDPDVIMIGEIRDLETLDVALKAAGTGHLVFSTLHTTDATLTINRILSFYPPHQQNEVRFALANALSSVISLRLVPRADRPGRVPACEVLVNTEAVRDQIRDLSATLNIPDLIKEGSMAYGMQSFDQSLMNWYSRGVISYENALFYATNPAEFALRIQGVDGTSDTNWDGFRQGSAAT from the coding sequence ATGACGATGGTCTCCGGTGCCGCTCCAGTAACCGTCACCCCGACGGCGCCTGGCTCGGGCCTTGATCTGAAGGCCGCACTGCAGCGCATGGTGCGCGAGGGCGCGTCCGACTTGCACCTCAAAGTCGGACGGCCGCCCACGCTGCGATTGCACTCGGACCTCGTCCCGCTTGATATGCCGCCGATGCGGCCGGAAGAACTCCGGTCGCTCGCCGAGCACCTGCTGCCGCCCGCGCAGCTTCGTGAGTTCGTGGAGATGCGCGAGTCGGACTTCGCGATCAATGTCCCGGGTATCGGACGTTTCCGAGTCAACGTGTATCAGCAGAAAGGCACCGTTGCTTTCGCCATGCGTGCCATCGCGCATGCGGCGGCGTCGATCCGAGACCTGAACCTGCCGCCGGTGCTCGAGCAGTTGGCCCTCAAGCCGCGCGGACTGGTCCTGGTGACGGGCGTGACTGGGTCCGGCAAGAGCACGGCCTTGGCGGCGATGGTGCACCATATCAACGAACGCCGCAGCGCGAACATCATCACGATCGAGGATCCGATTGAGTTCGTGCATCGCGACGTGCAGAGCCACATCAACCAGCGTGAAGTGGGAACGGACACCGCGTCGTTCTCCCAGGCGCTGCGTCGTGTGCTGCGTCAGGACCCCGACGTCATCATGATCGGTGAGATTCGAGATCTCGAGACGCTCGATGTCGCGCTCAAGGCGGCTGGCACCGGTCACCTCGTCTTCTCGACGCTGCACACCACCGATGCGACGCTCACTATCAACCGCATCCTGTCGTTCTATCCGCCGCACCAGCAAAACGAGGTGCGTTTCGCGCTCGCCAACGCGCTGTCGTCGGTCATCTCGCTGCGCCTCGTGCCGAGGGCCGATCGTCCGGGTCGTGTGCCCGCCTGCGAAGTGCTGGTGAACACCGAGGCGGTCCGCGACCAGATTCGCGACCTGTCTGCCACCCTGAATATCCCCGACCTGATCAAGGAAGGGAGCATGGCGTACGGCATGCAGAGCTTCGACCAGTCGCTCATGAACTGGTACTCGCGCGGGGTGATTTCCTACGAGAACGCGCTCTTCTATGCGACCAACCCCGCGGAGTTCGCGCTCCGTATCCAGGGGGTCGACGGAACCAGCGACACGAACTGGGACGGATTCCGCCAGGGCAGCGCCGCCACCTGA
- the accB gene encoding acetyl-CoA carboxylase biotin carboxyl carrier protein has protein sequence MIPFDSPAMIDLRYVKKLIEMLDGSTVDSIEISSDKGMKLRISKSSQQRVAAMTVAPQMAAPVAMAPVLPAGGAERPAGEGVAAAPKAEAPKVALLEIKSPMVGTYYSAPEPGAKPYVNVGDRISKGQIVCIIEAMKIMNELESEFDGVVREVNVTESNAVEYGQVLYRLDPTG, from the coding sequence ATGATCCCCTTTGACTCCCCCGCCATGATCGACCTGCGCTACGTGAAGAAGCTGATCGAGATGCTCGACGGCTCCACGGTGGATTCCATCGAGATCTCCTCCGACAAGGGGATGAAGCTCCGAATCTCGAAGAGCTCCCAGCAGCGCGTTGCGGCCATGACGGTCGCGCCCCAGATGGCCGCTCCCGTCGCAATGGCCCCGGTGTTGCCCGCTGGTGGTGCGGAGCGTCCTGCCGGAGAGGGTGTGGCGGCGGCGCCGAAGGCCGAGGCACCGAAGGTTGCACTCCTCGAGATCAAGTCGCCGATGGTGGGCACGTATTATTCTGCCCCCGAGCCCGGTGCGAAGCCGTACGTCAATGTCGGCGATCGCATCAGCAAGGGTCAGATTGTGTGCATCATCGAAGCGATGAAGATCATGAATGAGCTCGAGTCCGAGTTCGACGGCGTGGTGCGCGAAGTGAACGTCACCGAGTCCAACGCCGTTGAGTACGGACAAGTGCTCTACCGCCTCGATCCGACCGGCTGA
- a CDS encoding Xaa-Pro peptidase family protein, producing MSAAAAVSPIDARPARLTALRDALARADLDALLVTSLANIRYVTGFSGSNALLVLTAKDCVLLTDFRYATQVEEEIGSTASVRIESTNLWTGLWAQLGTMPSVERIGFESMHLMHRDFARLLEQGARWSWRPTTEVVESLRVVKDAGELAHIQRAVAIAEIALGQTVPLLRPGITETAVAGMLERHLREAGSEAFPFPSIVASGPRSALPHARAGDRLLETGDLVLIDFGAVAAGYCSDITRTFVLGRASDEQREIYDIVRDANLRASGALRVGMTGMAADAVARDYIDARGFGEAFGHSLGHGIGLEVHEAPRLARVVESPLAAGTVVTIEPGIYRAGWGGVRIEDDVFLSDAGPRVLTGFPRDLHELS from the coding sequence GTGAGTGCTGCGGCGGCAGTGAGCCCGATCGATGCGCGACCGGCGCGGCTCACGGCGTTGCGCGATGCCTTGGCGCGGGCCGATCTCGACGCGCTGTTGGTGACCTCGCTGGCGAATATCCGTTACGTCACGGGCTTCTCCGGCAGCAACGCGTTGCTCGTGCTCACGGCCAAGGATTGCGTGCTGCTCACCGACTTCCGGTACGCGACGCAGGTCGAGGAAGAGATCGGGTCGACCGCAAGCGTTCGTATCGAGAGTACCAACCTCTGGACGGGACTCTGGGCACAGCTCGGGACGATGCCGAGCGTGGAACGGATCGGTTTTGAATCGATGCACCTGATGCATCGGGACTTTGCCCGATTGTTGGAGCAGGGCGCTCGTTGGTCCTGGCGTCCCACGACCGAGGTGGTTGAATCATTGCGCGTCGTGAAGGACGCCGGCGAACTGGCTCACATCCAACGCGCCGTTGCGATAGCGGAAATCGCCCTGGGTCAGACGGTTCCCCTGTTGCGCCCTGGGATCACCGAAACAGCGGTCGCGGGAATGCTCGAACGCCATCTGCGGGAAGCTGGGAGCGAGGCCTTTCCCTTTCCGAGCATCGTGGCGTCCGGTCCGCGCTCAGCGCTGCCGCACGCTCGCGCCGGCGATCGACTGCTCGAAACGGGTGATTTGGTGCTGATTGACTTCGGCGCCGTGGCGGCGGGCTACTGCTCGGATATTACGCGAACGTTCGTGCTCGGCCGCGCTTCGGACGAGCAACGAGAGATCTACGACATCGTCCGCGACGCGAATTTGCGCGCTTCGGGTGCGCTTCGGGTCGGAATGACGGGGATGGCTGCAGATGCGGTCGCGAGAGACTACATTGACGCTCGCGGATTTGGTGAGGCGTTCGGACATTCGCTCGGTCATGGGATCGGGCTGGAAGTGCACGAAGCGCCTCGCTTGGCCCGCGTCGTCGAGTCTCCCCTCGCTGCCGGCACGGTGGTTACGATTGAGCCCGGGATCTATCGGGCGGGCTGGGGTGGGGTGAGAATCGAGGATGACGTGTTCTTGTCCGATGCAGGTCCGAGGGTCCTGACCGGATTCCCGCGCGATTTGCACGAACTCTCCTGA
- the aroQ gene encoding type II 3-dehydroquinate dehydratase, protein MIIGILNGPNLNLLGTREPHIYGSATLDDINAGLARVAADLGVELQTAQSNVEGTMIDILHAWRGVVQGVVVNAGAYTHTSLALRDAFTATSIPFVEIHLSNVYAREPERHHSMLAGAAIGSVTGLGADGYEFALRGLVSALLRRS, encoded by the coding sequence GTGATCATCGGGATTCTGAACGGACCGAATCTCAACCTGCTTGGCACGCGCGAACCGCATATCTACGGTTCGGCGACACTCGACGATATCAACGCCGGGCTCGCGCGGGTTGCCGCGGATCTCGGCGTCGAATTGCAGACGGCGCAGTCGAATGTGGAAGGCACCATGATCGATATCCTGCACGCGTGGCGCGGCGTGGTGCAGGGAGTGGTGGTGAACGCGGGTGCATACACGCACACCAGCCTCGCGCTGCGCGATGCGTTCACGGCCACGTCCATTCCCTTCGTGGAAATTCATCTCTCCAACGTGTACGCACGTGAGCCGGAACGGCATCACAGCATGCTCGCCGGTGCCGCGATCGGGAGCGTGACGGGACTCGGTGCCGACGGCTACGAATTCGCGTTGCGCGGGCTGGTGTCCGCCCTCCTTCGGCGCTCGTGA
- a CDS encoding tetratricopeptide repeat protein — translation MSTAARIDELRKKFEENPRRYFAPLANELRKAGHLSEAIALCREFLPKQPEHMSGYIVFGQALYESGDLSEARIVFEQALALDPENLKALRHLGDIAKWEGDTAGARRWYERVLEADPRNDDIAAQLATLATPVYAVPVVPEPQPAPPSVSPFFAPPTASSPASTAFTPAFSMAPIGLGAIPTPDAALRAVDFDEINARLREPDAPPPESPRASEPSAVSAAEAPVINEPELLDLDAIEAAGGEIEPQATADDPFGFSDTATEEATFEEGLIAPDWPDTAELVARIATPRSVTPAFVSTLTPEAVAAFGAEPGDPLPIPVLDEHALLADIDAQFGQADEPATADTNELDSAGERQAEIVADTEDAEIVDLDGDAVDAESDDEIAPAAEVEVEVEGSTEVESAAMAESKEMTASDELEKLDELDELDDEEPEWIVATTSVPTSAEADELPWLAPAPEREAVAHEQIVSVSESGLPVDHAAEHVSAEPVAAPEVAALFVDSPSDSARVDDESDPREASFADVMPEESNPAFVTETMGELLVSQGFTARAVSVYEELVRRRPYDPVLTSRLAELQERLTADTLPAAPAFPTPAFLTPELPMPSVATPAMGTPAFVASVTPRFITPLSATPTSSPVHDTPVYSEEPVERVTARERFARLALRRVPRRTPPRASMAVETPADGLASLFGGEAPVQDDLAARALAEAFAPIDEISHFGGELPFEEAMLGGSARTATPMRSATPIATAAVSDAGGPFSFDRFFPDPATTPTPLTPSPSSVQATSREPAPETPSPTVSDDLAQFSAWLKGLGNS, via the coding sequence ATGAGCACTGCTGCCCGGATCGACGAACTCCGGAAAAAGTTCGAGGAAAACCCGCGTCGCTACTTCGCCCCCTTGGCGAACGAGTTGCGGAAAGCAGGACACCTGTCGGAGGCGATTGCCCTCTGCCGGGAGTTCCTGCCCAAGCAGCCCGAGCACATGAGCGGGTACATCGTGTTTGGCCAGGCACTCTACGAATCGGGCGATCTGTCCGAGGCGCGTATTGTGTTCGAGCAAGCCCTCGCTCTCGACCCGGAAAATTTGAAGGCCCTCCGCCACCTGGGCGACATCGCCAAGTGGGAAGGGGACACGGCTGGGGCGCGTCGATGGTACGAGCGCGTGCTGGAAGCGGACCCGCGGAACGACGACATCGCTGCCCAACTGGCGACGCTCGCCACGCCGGTATACGCCGTTCCGGTGGTGCCGGAACCCCAACCGGCTCCACCGTCGGTCTCGCCGTTCTTTGCGCCGCCGACTGCCTCGTCACCCGCATCGACTGCGTTCACGCCGGCGTTCTCTATGGCGCCGATCGGGCTCGGAGCGATTCCGACCCCCGATGCCGCGTTGCGTGCCGTCGATTTCGACGAGATCAACGCCCGACTTCGCGAGCCAGACGCGCCGCCGCCGGAGAGCCCGAGGGCGTCCGAGCCGTCGGCCGTGTCCGCGGCCGAAGCGCCCGTAATCAACGAGCCGGAGCTCCTCGATCTCGATGCGATTGAAGCCGCCGGGGGAGAAATCGAACCTCAGGCGACCGCTGATGATCCCTTCGGTTTCAGTGACACTGCCACCGAGGAGGCGACCTTCGAAGAAGGGCTGATCGCGCCCGACTGGCCGGACACCGCGGAGTTGGTCGCCCGCATCGCGACACCGCGCAGCGTCACACCCGCGTTCGTTTCAACGCTCACGCCGGAGGCGGTCGCCGCCTTCGGCGCTGAGCCGGGAGATCCGCTGCCGATTCCCGTGCTCGATGAGCACGCGCTGCTGGCTGATATCGATGCCCAGTTCGGTCAAGCCGACGAACCGGCCACGGCCGACACCAACGAACTCGATAGCGCCGGCGAACGGCAAGCGGAAATCGTCGCGGACACGGAAGATGCGGAGATCGTCGACCTCGACGGCGATGCGGTTGACGCTGAGTCGGACGACGAGATCGCGCCAGCGGCCGAGGTCGAGGTCGAAGTCGAAGGTTCGACTGAAGTCGAGAGTGCGGCCATGGCCGAGTCGAAAGAGATGACCGCCAGCGACGAGCTCGAAAAGCTTGACGAGCTTGACGAGCTCGACGATGAGGAGCCTGAGTGGATCGTGGCGACGACGTCCGTGCCGACGTCAGCGGAGGCCGATGAACTGCCGTGGCTCGCGCCGGCTCCGGAACGTGAAGCGGTGGCCCACGAGCAGATCGTGTCCGTCTCGGAATCGGGGCTGCCAGTCGATCACGCCGCCGAACACGTGTCTGCGGAGCCGGTGGCAGCACCGGAAGTGGCGGCACTGTTCGTAGATAGCCCGTCCGATTCCGCCCGCGTGGATGACGAATCGGATCCGCGTGAGGCCAGTTTCGCGGACGTGATGCCGGAGGAGAGCAACCCCGCCTTCGTCACGGAAACGATGGGTGAGTTGCTCGTGTCTCAAGGATTCACGGCGCGCGCGGTATCCGTGTACGAGGAATTGGTACGCCGGCGTCCCTACGACCCTGTCCTGACGTCGCGCCTCGCCGAGCTGCAGGAGCGTCTCACCGCAGACACACTTCCGGCGGCTCCCGCATTCCCCACGCCCGCGTTCCTCACGCCGGAGCTGCCGATGCCCTCCGTCGCCACGCCAGCCATGGGGACGCCCGCGTTTGTGGCGAGCGTGACGCCCCGGTTCATCACGCCGCTCTCGGCGACGCCGACCTCTTCGCCGGTGCACGATACCCCGGTGTACAGCGAGGAGCCGGTCGAGCGCGTCACGGCGCGTGAGCGGTTCGCCCGACTCGCGTTGCGTCGCGTGCCGCGGCGTACGCCGCCGCGCGCCTCGATGGCCGTGGAAACGCCGGCCGATGGGCTGGCCTCGTTGTTCGGCGGCGAGGCCCCCGTGCAGGATGATCTTGCGGCCCGCGCGCTGGCGGAGGCCTTCGCTCCGATCGACGAGATCAGCCATTTCGGCGGCGAACTCCCCTTCGAAGAAGCCATGCTCGGTGGTTCCGCGCGCACGGCGACGCCGATGCGTTCGGCCACGCCGATCGCCACGGCGGCAGTGTCCGACGCGGGCGGACCATTCTCCTTCGATCGGTTCTTCCCGGACCCGGCCACGACGCCGACGCCGCTTACCCCTTCGCCGTCCTCCGTTCAGGCGACGTCGCGCGAGCCGGCGCCTGAGACACCGTCTCCGACGGTGAGCGATGATCTCGCGCAGTTTTCTGCGTGGCTGAAAGGATTGGGCAATTCGTGA
- a CDS encoding peptidyl-prolyl cis-trans isomerase has protein sequence MLQSMRSAAKYIWIVLIVAFVGSFLLYETSGLAGRSPVTTTTAIATVNGEEILLTSWQNAVNSLEQQQQQQLGRGITLDERKTLEDRAYDELVTELLLQQEYKRRGITVTDDEILEAARLAPPPQAMQSPDLQTDGRFDLSKYQRLLASPMARQSGMLAGLEAYYRNEIPKQKLFDQIASDAYVSDERLWQIYRDRHDSAQVSYVLVGQNALTDTAVTVTDAELSQFFDRNKKRFTRPGRAVVSLLTVPRTVTAADSASAKSRIETLRAEIVGGAKFEDVAKRESTDSVSGANGGSLGKGGRGRFTPNFESAMYSLKPGELSQPVLTPFGWHLIRVDSKSGDTLDVRHILVSVGQSDSSATRTDRRADSLASKAGSQEDPKAFDAAAKALGLSPASVVVFEKEPLSYAGRYVPSVSAWAFSGVRAGETSDLFDSPEAYYLARVDSLTPGGQQPLSEVKEDIRRRLAKDKRIEKLRPIAEQIAVAARTSTLEAVAAQRGLQVEKSPAFSRVDAVAGIGQFEPAIGASFTVPVGQVGGPFKAVDGMVVLRVDSRTDASRPAFEADKTTQRQQLLQSMRQQRVDEFLTNLRESVTVVDKRPTVMSALRRQSGV, from the coding sequence GTGCTGCAATCGATGCGGAGCGCCGCGAAATACATCTGGATCGTGCTGATCGTGGCTTTCGTCGGCAGTTTCCTTTTGTACGAGACCTCGGGTCTCGCAGGCCGCTCGCCCGTGACGACCACCACCGCCATTGCGACGGTGAACGGCGAAGAGATCCTGCTGACGTCGTGGCAGAATGCCGTGAACTCCCTCGAGCAGCAGCAACAGCAGCAGCTCGGTCGGGGAATCACGCTCGACGAGCGCAAGACGCTCGAAGACCGTGCATACGACGAACTGGTGACGGAGCTGCTGCTCCAACAGGAATACAAGCGTCGCGGCATCACGGTTACTGACGACGAAATCCTCGAAGCGGCACGACTCGCTCCTCCGCCGCAGGCCATGCAGTCTCCGGATCTGCAAACGGACGGACGTTTCGACCTCTCCAAGTACCAGCGTCTGCTCGCCAGCCCGATGGCGCGGCAGTCGGGCATGCTGGCCGGACTCGAAGCCTATTACCGCAATGAGATCCCGAAGCAGAAGCTCTTCGACCAGATCGCGTCCGACGCGTACGTGTCCGACGAGCGCTTGTGGCAGATCTATCGTGACCGTCACGACAGCGCACAGGTCAGTTACGTGTTGGTGGGCCAGAATGCCCTCACGGACACGGCCGTCACTGTCACAGACGCTGAGCTCTCGCAGTTCTTCGATCGGAATAAAAAGCGCTTCACCCGTCCGGGCCGTGCCGTTGTCTCGCTGTTGACGGTCCCCCGCACGGTCACGGCCGCTGACTCGGCCAGCGCCAAGTCGCGCATCGAGACACTGCGTGCCGAAATTGTCGGCGGTGCCAAGTTTGAAGACGTCGCGAAGCGTGAATCCACCGACAGCGTCTCCGGCGCCAATGGCGGTTCGCTTGGCAAGGGTGGCCGCGGCCGCTTCACGCCGAACTTCGAGTCGGCAATGTACAGCCTCAAGCCGGGCGAGCTGTCGCAGCCTGTGCTTACGCCGTTCGGTTGGCACCTGATCCGCGTCGATTCGAAGTCCGGTGACACGCTCGACGTGCGCCACATTCTCGTGTCGGTCGGCCAGAGTGATTCCAGTGCAACGCGCACCGATCGTCGGGCCGACTCGCTGGCCAGCAAGGCCGGCAGCCAGGAAGATCCGAAGGCGTTTGACGCGGCGGCGAAGGCCCTTGGTCTGTCGCCGGCCTCCGTCGTCGTGTTCGAGAAGGAGCCGCTTTCCTACGCCGGCCGTTATGTGCCGAGCGTGAGCGCGTGGGCGTTCTCGGGCGTGCGGGCGGGTGAGACGAGTGACCTGTTCGACTCACCTGAGGCGTACTATCTGGCGCGTGTCGATTCGCTGACGCCGGGCGGCCAGCAGCCACTCTCGGAAGTCAAGGAAGACATTCGTCGTCGCCTCGCCAAGGACAAGCGCATCGAGAAGTTGCGTCCGATCGCCGAGCAGATCGCCGTGGCCGCACGCACGTCGACGTTGGAAGCGGTGGCTGCCCAGCGCGGCCTGCAGGTTGAGAAGTCGCCTGCGTTCTCCCGTGTCGACGCCGTGGCCGGCATCGGCCAGTTCGAGCCCGCCATCGGTGCCTCGTTCACCGTGCCGGTCGGTCAGGTTGGCGGTCCATTCAAGGCCGTCGATGGTATGGTGGTGCTCCGCGTCGACAGCCGTACCGATGCGAGTCGTCCGGCCTTCGAAGCCGACAAGACCACGCAGCGCCAGCAGCTCCTGCAGTCAATGCGACAGCAGCGGGTCGACGAGTTCCTCACGAACCTGCGCGAGAGCGTCACGGTCGTCGACAAGCGACCGACTGTAATGTCAGCGTTGCGTCGCCAGTCCGGCGTCTGA
- a CDS encoding twin-arginine translocase TatA/TatE family subunit, with protein sequence MGLQNFGFMEIMIILVIVLLLFGAKRIPEIAGSFGKGINEFKRNLSDAQRQITEPAPRNDRVGGGTAEQTTAEEERPEPKRLLN encoded by the coding sequence ATGGGTTTACAGAATTTCGGTTTCATGGAGATCATGATCATCCTCGTGATTGTGCTGCTCCTGTTCGGAGCCAAGCGCATTCCGGAAATCGCAGGATCGTTCGGCAAGGGGATCAACGAGTTCAAGCGCAACCTTTCTGATGCGCAGCGTCAGATCACCGAGCCGGCGCCGCGAAATGATCGCGTAGGCGGTGGCACGGCGGAACAGACCACGGCCGAAGAAGAGCGTCCCGAGCCGAAGCGTTTGCTCAACTGA
- a CDS encoding DUF4321 domain-containing protein: MARGPSKHRPVFHVLVLASGFVAGGLLTQIARRFLPAGAVKEFLTTGVTPAIGPLPIDLIILKFAVGPVALDVSLLSLLGVLIAYLIARSLF, encoded by the coding sequence ATGGCGCGTGGACCATCCAAGCACCGTCCGGTGTTCCATGTTCTGGTGCTCGCCTCCGGATTTGTGGCCGGCGGCCTGTTGACGCAGATCGCGCGTCGGTTTCTGCCGGCCGGCGCGGTGAAGGAGTTCCTGACCACCGGCGTGACGCCGGCAATCGGCCCTCTTCCGATCGATCTGATTATATTGAAGTTTGCTGTTGGACCTGTCGCCCTGGATGTCTCGCTCTTGAGCCTCCTGGGAGTTTTGATCGCCTACCTGATCGCGCGGTCCCTCTTCTAG
- a CDS encoding polyprenyl synthetase family protein, translated as MTLSTRTPTALAAALRDIQAPVQDDLSKVSQELWRIVSADVPLVNEVQEHLMGMKGKLFRPTLLLLSSSVEHEPPARAITFAAIIELIHLATLVHDDAVDHSALRRGMPTVNSLFSHQVSVIMGDYLYLRALRELVALGDLEAMKAVTQASNEMTLGEIRQLAAYDALAFTERDYETLIRAKTGSLFMASCEVGALCGAPNHRESLARFGERLGMAFQVADDLLDYTEGQEMTGKPSGLDLKEHKVTLPLIAALREMPASARQRVDALFADAEPEDEAIAEVVTIVRDHGGLDYARRRADQFSREAEDALADLPDCAARTALTDAIAYVVERRW; from the coding sequence ATGACGCTTTCCACGCGGACGCCGACGGCGTTGGCGGCGGCCCTGCGTGACATTCAGGCGCCCGTGCAGGACGATTTGTCCAAGGTGTCGCAGGAGTTGTGGCGCATCGTTTCCGCGGATGTGCCGCTGGTAAACGAAGTGCAGGAGCACCTGATGGGGATGAAGGGGAAACTCTTCCGTCCCACGTTGCTGCTGCTGTCCAGCAGTGTCGAACATGAGCCGCCCGCACGCGCGATTACCTTTGCGGCGATCATCGAGCTCATTCACCTCGCGACGCTGGTTCACGACGACGCCGTCGATCATTCGGCACTCCGGCGCGGCATGCCGACCGTGAATTCGTTGTTCAGTCACCAGGTGTCGGTGATCATGGGCGATTATCTGTACCTCAGAGCGCTGCGTGAACTCGTCGCCTTGGGCGATCTCGAAGCGATGAAGGCGGTGACGCAGGCGTCGAACGAGATGACCCTCGGTGAAATCCGCCAGCTCGCGGCATACGATGCGCTGGCGTTCACCGAGCGGGACTACGAGACACTCATCCGGGCCAAGACCGGATCGCTCTTCATGGCCTCCTGCGAAGTCGGCGCCCTCTGTGGCGCGCCGAATCATCGCGAGTCACTCGCGCGGTTCGGCGAACGCTTGGGCATGGCCTTCCAGGTTGCCGATGATCTGCTCGACTACACCGAAGGGCAGGAGATGACCGGGAAGCCGAGTGGACTTGACCTGAAGGAGCACAAGGTCACGCTCCCGCTGATCGCGGCGCTGCGCGAAATGCCAGCGTCGGCGCGCCAGCGCGTCGACGCTCTGTTCGCCGATGCCGAGCCGGAAGACGAGGCAATTGCCGAGGTGGTAACCATCGTTCGCGACCATGGCGGCCTCGACTACGCCCGGCGCCGAGCCGATCAGTTTTCTCGTGAGGCGGAGGATGCGCTGGCCGATTTGCCGGATTGCGCGGCGCGTACAGCATTGACGGACGCCATTGCGTACGTCGTGGAGCGGCGCTGGTGA